The genomic interval TTCGATACCAATTTCAGATTTTGGTTGACCATCTACATAAGAAACAGCATCGATAAATACTTTTCTACCTTCAATAATAACTTCTCCTCGTAATTTCTCTAAATCTCTTAACTCTAATTTTCTATCTAGAGAAGCGTGATATAGTTTACGAACATTATGTTTTGGATGTGTTAATTTCTTAGCTAAGTCACCATCATTAGTAAACAACAACAAACCAGTTGTGTTTCTATCTAATCTACCTACAGGGTAAATTCTTTCTTTTGATGCATTAGCAATCAATTCCATTACTGTTTTTCTACCTCTATCATCATCCATAGTGGTAATGTAGTTCTTAGGCTTATTCAGTAAAATATATCTTTTTTGTTCTGGTGTAATAGAAGTTCCATCAAAACGAACAATATCGTCTGGCTGAACCTTATATCCCATTTCTGTCACCAACTTTCCATTTACTTCTACACTACCGTGTTCTATATAGGTATCTGCTTCTCTACGAGAACAAACTCCAGAATTTGC from Polaribacter sejongensis carries:
- a CDS encoding pseudouridine synthase — its product is MNSNKNSSRGRQEGKKSTPLSRKSKPVARKTPKKTFTKIKETPKASNDASGIRLNKYIANSGVCSRREADTYIEHGSVEVNGKLVTEMGYKVQPDDIVRFDGTSITPEQKRYILLNKPKNYITTMDDDRGRKTVMELIANASKERIYPVGRLDRNTTGLLLFTNDGDLAKKLTHPKHNVRKLYHASLDRKLELRDLEKLRGEVIIEGRKVFIDAVSYVDGQPKSEIGIEIHSGRNRIVRKIFEHVGYKVSKLDRVVFAELTKKNLPRGRWRELTNLEVTNLQIMK